Below is a genomic region from Candidatus Binatia bacterium.
CCCTGATCCACGTGAAGACCGACGACGCTCACCTCGGTGCCGCGCGGAAAGTAGGTTCCGTCCTTCCAGAGCGTTCCGTAGCTTGTACTGTACAGGCCGCCGATCTTCAACGCTTCCCGCATACCCTGCCTATACTCCGAACGGGTTCATCGGTTTCTCGCCGACGAACGTCAACACGCTCTTCGTTTCTGTGTAGAGCCGCATCGTCTCCATGCCAAGCTCCCGCCCGTATCCGGACTGTTTGTAGCCGCCGAACGGGACCCCGGGAAAGACGGCATACGGCGTGTTGATCGCCACCGAGCCGGCGCGAATCCCGCGCGCCACCCGATTCGCACGCCCGACGTTGTTCGACCAAACGCTGGCGGCGAGGCCGTACTCGCTCGCGTTCGCCAGCGCGATGGCCTCCGCTTCGTCGTCAAACCGAATGAAGGTCGCGACGGGACCGAAGACCTCTTCGCGCGCGATGCGGTGCGAGCTCTGCGCCTCGAACGCAGTCGGGCTCCAGAAACGGCCAGCGACGAATGCGGCGCCTACGTCCGCCCGCGTCCCACCGAACAGCGGCTTCGCCCCCTCCGACGCGCCGATCTCGCAGTACGCCTTGATCTTGTCGTACTGTTCGGCGTTCGTGATCGCACCGATCTGCGTTTGCGGATCCTCCGGATCGCCGAGCCGCAAGCGCTGCGCTTTTTCGGCGAAGCCGCTCACGAAGCGGTCGTAGATCGCGCTCTGCACGAGGATGCGCGTGCGCGCCTCGCAGCATTGGCCCGCGTTGTAGTACACGCCGTACAGCGCCCCGACGATCGCCGAATCGACGTCCGCGTCGTCGAACACGACCGACGGCGATTTTCCGCCGAGCTCCAGCGTGACGCGCTTGAGCGTTCGGGCCGCCGTTGCGGCGACGATCCGCCCCGTCGCCGTGGAGCCGGTGAAGGCGATCTTGTCCACGTCCGGATGCTCGACCAGCCACGCGCCGATCTCGCGCGTCCCTCCGGTGACGACGTTGAGCACGCCCTCGGGTACGCCGGCTTCGAGCGCGATCTTGCCCAGCTCGATCGCGGTGAGCGGCGTCACCGACGACGGCTTGAGAACGACGGTGCATCCGGCGGCCAGCGCCGGCGCGACCTTCCACGACGCGAGCAGCAGGGGAAAGTTCCACGGGACGATGGCGCCGACGACGCCGACAGGCTCGCGCACGGTGGCGGCCATGTAGGTCGGAAGCGGCGGCGGCAGCGTTTCGCCGTAGTTTTTCGTGGCCGCGCCGGCATAGAATTCGAACGTGTCCACGATTGCGCCGAGCTCGCCTTTGGCAGTACCGATCGTCTTACCGTTGTCGCGCACTTCGCAGAGCGCGAGCTCCGCGCTGCGTTCGGCGATGAGCTGCGCGAGCTTGTAGACGATCTTGGCGCGTCGCGACGCCGCCATCGTCGGCCATTTTCCCTCGAACGCCTGCCGCGCGGCGACAACCGCGGCATCGAGGTCGTCGCGTGTCGCATCCGCTACGTCCGCTATGGGCGCGCCCGTAGCGGGATTCGTATCCCGATATGTTCCCTGATCCGAAGCGTCGCGCCACGCACCGCCGATGAGCAGCTGGGTTTTCGGCAACGTAGAGGTCGTGGTCATCGCGCTGCCTTCTCCTCGACGCGCTCGAATACCGTTGCAATGCCCTGCCCGACGCCAATGCACATCGTCGCCAACCCGTAGCGTCCCGAGCGTCTGCGCAACTCGTGGAGCAGCGTCGTGACGATGCGCGCGCCGCTCGCGCCGAGCGGGTGACCGAGCGCGATCGCGCCGCCGTTGACGTTCGTTCGGGCGGGATCGAGGCCGAGATCCCGCGCGCATGCGATCGCCTGGGCGGCGAACGCCTCGTTGATTTCAACGAGGTCGAGATCGGTGACGTCGAGGCGCGCGCGCGCCAGCGCCTTGCGCGTTGCCGGAATCGGGCCCAAGCCCATCACGTCGGGCGGGACCCCCGCCGACGCGCTGGCGACGAATCGCGCCAGCGGCGTCAGCCCCTGACTCCGCGCGGCTTCAGCCGCGCACAGCAGAACGGCCGCGGCTCCGTCGTTGACGCCCGAAGAGTTTCCCGCGGTTACAGTGCCGCCGTTTCTAAAGGATGGTTTGAGCTTCCCTAGCGCCTCTAGGCTCGTCTCCGGCCGAGGATGCTCGTCGCGGATCGCGACGGTCCGCTCTCCCTGCGCGTCGAGAAGCGGCACCTCGCAGATCTCGTCGTGAAAGGCCCCGCGCTCCACCGCCGCCGCACACTTCCGCTGCGATTCCAGGGCGAAGCGATCTTGCTCCTGGCGGCTGATGCCGTAGCGTTCCGCGACGATCTCCGCCGTTTCGCCGAGCGAGATCGTCCACTGCGAAGGCATCTTGGGGTTGATCATTCGCCAGCCGAGCACCGTGTCGAAGAGCTGCTGCCGGCGGCCGAACGCGGCGTCGCTCTTCGGAAGAACGTAGGGCGCGCGGGTCATCGATTCCACGCCGCCCGCGATCATCACGTCGCCTTCGCCGAAGGCGATCGCCTGTGCGGCCGAGTTGATCGCCTGCAGGCTGGAGCCGCAGAGCCGATTGATCGTCGCTCCCGGAATCTCAATCGGCAGGTTCGCCAGCAGCACCGCCATGCGCGCGACGTTGCGGTTGTCCTCGCCGCTCTGATTGGCCGCGCCCAAATAGACGTCGTCGATCGCCGAAGGCACGACGCCCGTGCGCTCGACGATTGCGCGCAGTGCGAGGGCCGCGAGATCATCGGGACGCACGCTCGCGAGCCTACCGCCGGCGCGGCCGATCGGCGTGCGCACCGCGTCGATCACCCAAACCTCGCGACTCATTGCCCCGCCTCCGCGGGCTGCGGCTCGGCCTCATGTTCCGGTTCCACGTCCAAAACCCACAGCGAGCGATGCGGAGAGAACGCCTCGCCTTCCGCTTGGGCGAGGCGCATCAAGATGCGCGACAGGCGCGCTCCGCCGATCTCGCGTCCCCAGGCGATAGGCCCGAGCGGGTAGTTCGCGCCAAGGAGCAGAGCCGTGTCGACGTCCTCGGGTGATGCGACGTGCTCAGCGACGGCGATCATCGCCTCGTTGACGATCGAGCCGACGGTGCGGCCGAGAAAGAGCCCGGGCACGTTCTCCACTAAGATTGCGGCCTTGCCGAGGTTTGCGAAGAGCTCCTGCGCGAGCTCCAGTGCGTCGTCGGACGCCGCCGAGTCGACGATTTCGACCGCGCTCTGCTCCGACAGCGATCCGAGGATCCCGTATCCGATCAGGCGCTCGGGGTGCCGTACCCGGCGCGCGCAGGCCTCGAGATCGGTCGCATAGGCGTCGACGAAGAGGACCGTCTCGGGCCCGAGCGTCGCGTCGAGCCGCGCCATCACGTCGCCGCGATCGCTCGCGCCATCGCCGACGTCGATCACGATCGTCGCGCCTTTTTGTAGGTGGCCGAGAAACTCGTCGTTCTCGATGCGGCCCGCGCGTTCGTAGCGCTGCTCGACGGCGTCCGCAAGTTCGTCGCCGAGCCCGCCGAAGCCGACGACCACCACGAACTCATCCGGATCGCGATCGCCGCGCGGCGGTTCCACCGCCGGCTCGAACCGCTCGTTTCTCCCGTCGTGGTAATCGTAGAAGCCCGCGCCGGTCTTGCGTCCGAGCCGCCCCTCGGCGACCATGCGCCGCTGCAGGCCGACGGGAGCGAGACGCTTTTCCTGCGTGCGCGCGTACACCGACTCGGTCGTTGCGAGATTCACGTCGAGGCCGATCAGATCCATCAACTCGAAAGGACCCATGCGAAAGCCGGCCGCGCGCGCCAGCGCGTCGAGCTCTTCGGCCGAAGCGACGCCGCTCTCCAGCGCGCGCAAAGACTGCAGATAGTATGGGCGCGCTACGCGATTGACGATGAAACCCGGCGTGTCCGCCGCGAAGACGGGATGCTTACCCAGCCGTACGGCGATCTCGAAACCTCGATCGATCGTGTCGTCGCTCGTCTGCGGAGCGCCCACGACTTCGATCAGCTGCATGCGCTGCGGGGGGTTGAAGAAATGCAGCCCCAGCACGCGCTCAGGGTTGGGCACGACGTCCGCGAGCTCGGCAACGGCCAGGGACGACGTGTTCGTGGCGAGCAGCGCATCCGGCGCGAGCACGCGCGCGAGTGCGACGAAGACGTCACGCTTGAGCTCAAATCTTTCGGGCACGGCTTCGATCGCCAGCGTCGCGCCGCTGCTCGACGGCATCGCGTCGCTCCAGCGAATGCGTCGCTCGATCGCGGCATCGTCCGCTCGCTGCGCCTCGCGCCGCACGAGCGCGACTCCTCGTTCGCGCGAAGCGGCCTGCGGCTCGACGACTTCGACGTCGTAACCGGCCCGCGCGGCGACGAAGGCGATTCCGGATCCCATCGTCCCGCCGCCCACGATCAGCACACCGTCTCCCATGTCGAGTCCGCTTCGTGAGAGGAGCCGCAAACGCTTCGTCGGTAGTCATGACCTGTGAAGAAGCCGGTCTGGCGCGTGCGCTCGTCGAGTTACGTCGTCGACTCGCCATTCATGCGGCTGCGCGTCGATGAGGTTGTGCTGCCCGACGGCTCGATCGTCCCCAACTACTACGTGCGGGAATCGAGCGGTTTCGTCACGGTCCTGGCGCTGACGCGCGACAAGCACGTCGTCCTGGTCCGCCAGTACCGATACGGATCGGATTCGATCCATCTCGAACTCCCCTCCGGCATGCTGTTACCCGGCGAGGACCCGCGCGAGTGCGCGCTGCGCGAGCTCGCGGAGGAGACGGGCTACGACGTGGAACGCTGCGATCTCGTCGGCGAGTATCTACCCGAGCCCGTGCGCTCCGCGGCGCACGCCTACGTCTTCGTGGCGTCAGGCGGCGTCAAAGCGCGCGAGCTGCAGCTCGACGCGACCGAGGACCTCGAAGTGGAGCTGGCGACGCTCTCGAGTTTCCGGACGATGCTCCGGGATGGGACGATCGACTCGGGCGGGACCATCGCTGCCGGCTACCGCGTCCTCGACTATTTGGGGAACCTCCCTTGAAACCTGACGCCGTGGCGCCCGGTAGATAACGACGCTATGCGTACTCCGACCCGACCCGGCTTTCACCCGATGGTCGCGCTGTTTCTCAAACTGACGGCGCTCGTCGCGATCGTTATCGTGGTGTTCGTGCTCACCGGCTACCTTTTGAAGATCCTGATCGTGGCCGCCGTCATCGCCGCGGTCTTGCTCGGCGGTTACTGGGTGTACAGCGCGTTCCGCCGCCGCTCGAACCAGCCCATCATTCGTTAGCGGCTAACCAATCCATTAGGGCGTCGCGCACGCGACCCGGCTCCTCGAGCATCGGGAGGTGCGCGCTTTCGCCGCACTCCACGACCCGCGCGCGCGCAAATCGCCGCGCGACGTCCCGCGACTCTTCGATAGGGACGACCACATCGCGCCCGCCCGCGATCACGAGCACGGGAAGGTCGAGATCGGCGGCGATGTCGTCTGAAGGGGAGCGCAGCGCCATGCCGCGCAGCGTGGCCGCTGCGCCCGACGGATTCGTTTGCCGCGCGATCGCACAGGCGCGCTCGACCACCTCGCGGCGAGTGTCGCGCGCGAGCAGGCGCGGCAGGTAAGCCTCGACGACGGGCTCGATCGCACCGGCGCGCTCCGTCCTGTCGGCCAGCTCGCGCCGCGCCGCGGCCTGCTCCGGCGAATCCGCGGCGAGCCGGCTCGCAACGAGCGCGAGGTGTGAGACGCGCTCCGTAAACATGCGCGCAAACGCTAGGGCGACGTATCCGCCCATCGAGTGACCGATCAGAGCGGCGCGCTCGATTCCGAGCGCGTCGAGCAGCGTCGCGACATCCGCGGCGAGCCTTTCCATGAGGTACGGTCCGTCCGGAACGCTCGACTTTCCGGCGCCGCGCAAGTCGAGACGGACGACGCGCGCGATTGTTGCGAGCGCATCGTTCTGTGCGTCCCAGATCGCGCGCGCGAACGGAAATCCATGAATCAGAACGACCGCGCGCGATGCCGCGCTTCCATCCACGCGTGCATCGATGCGTGCGCCGTCATCGGTCAAAACTTGCATTGGCGCTCGTAATACTGTATAAGGTAGGCAACACCCCTGGTCGATTGCTGACCAGAGAAAGGATGACTCCACAACCAATGGCAGTCAAACGTAGAAAGAAGAAGGCGGCAGCAAAGGCTGCAGCGCCGAAGCGCAAGGTCACGCGCAAGAAGGCCACACGCAAGAAGGCCGCGCGTAAGGTCGGACGCAAGGTGCGCAAGGCCGCACGCAAGGTCGGGCGCAAGGCGCGCAAGGCCGTACGCAAGGGCGCACGCAAGGCGCGCAAGGCCGTACGCAAGGGTGCGCGCAAAGTGCGCAAAGCCGCCCGCAAGGGCGCCCGCAAGGCGCGCAAGAAGGCCGCCGCCTAACCTCAAACGCCTCGAAACTCCGTCGGTATAGCCGGCGGAGTATTAGCGAGTCGCCTCCGGCGACTCGCTTTTTCTTATACTTTGCGGACGGCCGGAATAGAAAACCAAATCGCGAGGAACATCGCGACGCAGACGGCGCCGGCGAACGCGAAGGTGGGGCGCAGCCCGATCGCCGCGGCGATCGCGCCGTCGACGAGCGATCCGAGCGGAACCACGCCGATCGCGATCATCGTGTAGACGGCGAGGGCGCGGCCGCGCACGTCGTCCGGGGAGAGAACCTGGATCAGCGTATTCGTGACACCCAGCGTCGCGAGCGTACCGATGCCGATCGTGAAGAGCACCGGCAGCGCCCATCCGAGCGTGGGAACGAACGCGAGCGCCAACACGCCCGCCGACATCAGCAGCCCCGATTGCAGCCAGAGACGCGAGCGGCGTTCGCGCTGCGCGAAATGCGCGGTGACGAGCGCGCCGCCGAAACCGCCGACGCCGGCCGCCGACACGGCCCAACCCAAGCCGCGCGCTCCCGCGTGCAGCACGTTGACGGCCAGAGCCGGAATGAGTTGACCGTAAGGCCGCGTCAGGATCGCCGTGACCAGCTGCGCGAGTAAGATCCAGCGCAGCGCCGGATGCCGCACGATGAAGACGATCCCGTATCGCATGGCGTACAGCGCGGACTCGCGGCGCGTTGCGGAGGGCGGCGACGGGCGCATCATGATCACCGCCACGACGACGGCGAGCGTCGCCGCCGCGTTGAAATAGAACGCTCCAGCCACACCGAACCACACGATCAGCAGACCCGCGAGCGCGGGGCCGATGACAGCCGGTGCGTTGAAGGCGATCGAGTTGAGCCCGACCGCGTTGCCGACGTATTGACGGTCGACGAGCAGCGGCACCCAGCTCTGGCGCACCGGCGAATCGAAGCCGTTGGCGGCCGAGTTCAGCGCCGAGAGAACGACCAGGCTGGTGAGGTCCAGCCGATGCGTCGTCGCGAGCACGGCCAGCATGAAGGCGGCGAACGCCATCGTCGTGTTCGTGACGAACAGCACGCGCCGGCGTGGCAAGTCGTCGGCCACCACGCCGGCGAGCGGGGACAGCAGCAAAACGGGGATGGCGCGGGCCGCGCCGAGGATGCCGAGCTCGAGCGCGGCGCGGTGCGGCGAGCCGGCCATGCGCGCGACGAAGAAGCCCATCGCCGTGAACTGCATCCACGTGCCGAGGTTGGAGATCAGCAGCCCCAGCCAGAGCAAACGAAAGTCGCGATAGCGCAGCGGGGCGAGGATGGACGCGCGGCGCCCGGCGGCCTCTTCGATCACGCGCGTCGAGCGCGTACGGCGGCGACGATCGCGGCGGTGGTTTGCGCGGCGTCGATCCGCGACGTGTCGATGCACAGATCGTAGGCGCGCGCGTCGCCGAAGGCCACGCCGTACCACTCCTGTAGGTACGCGGCGCGAGCGCTGTCGACGCGATCGACCTCGGCCTCGGCGACCTCCGGCCGGATACCGGTGGCCTCCACGACGCGCGCGACCCGCCAGGCTCGCGGAGCGTGGAAGAACACGCGCAGCACGTCGGGTCGAGCGCCGAGGATCGCGAACGCACCGCGTCCGACGATCACCGCGTTGCCGCGCGCCGCGTACTCGCGCACCGCGTCCTGAACCGCGTGCAGAAGCGCCTCGCCGAAGGGCGGCTCCGCCGAGGCCTGCGCGAGCTCCGGCGTCGCGCGCTCGAGACTCGTGAGAAGCCGCTCACCCAGCGAACGCTGCGCGTCTTCGTTGGCGTCCACGTCTTGGGGCGTGATGCGCAGCCGCTTGGCGACTACCACCGGAAGCTGCTGGTCCACGTACGCGTAACCGAGCTCCTCCGCGACGCGCGCCGCTATCGCGAGGGCTCCCGATCCGTATTCGTTGGAGACGGTTACGATCACCGGAAAAGGAGTACGCAGGGCCGAATGTGCGTGTCCTGCCGATCGTAGAAACGCGCGACCTGCGCAAAGTCTTTCGCACCCCCAAGCGCACGCCCGGGGCTCTGGGCGCCCTGCGCTCCCTTTTCTCGCGCGAATACGAGGAACGGGTCGCGGTCGACAAGGTGACGTTTTCGCTGGAACCGGGCGAGCTCGTCGGTTACATCGGCCCGAACGGCGCCGGCAAGTCCACGACGATCAAGATGTTGACGGGCATCCTCGTGCCGACGTCGGGGCAGGTGAACGTAGCCGGACTCGTTCCGTGGAAGCAGCGCAAGGAAAACGCCCGCAACATCGGCGTCGTGTTCGGGCAGCGCAGCCAGCTCTATTGGGATCTTCCGCTCGTCGAGTCGTTCGAGCTGCTCCGAGCCATCTACGGAATTCCCGCCGAGCAGTATCGCCGTAACGTAGCTGAGTTCGTCGACATCCTCGAGATGGACGAGTTCATGAAGACGCCCGTGCGCCAGCTCTCGCTGGGCCAGCGCATGCGCGGCGATTTCGCCGCCGCGCTGCTGCACAGCCCGAAGATCGTCTATCTCGACGAGCCGACGATCGGATTGGACGTGGTCGCGAAGGAGGCCATCCGCGAGTTCATCGCGCGCATCAACGCGGAGCGCGGCACGACGATCGTTCTCACGACGCACGACCTCGCCGACGTCGAGCGCCTGTGCCGGCGCATCATCCTGATCGATCGCGGAACGTTGATCTACGACGGCGACATCGGGCGCATCAAGAGCGAGTATGGACGCTTCCGCACGCTAGTCGTGCGCTTTAGCGGTCCGGTAGAGCAACCCGCACTGGACGGAGCGCAGCTCGTAAGCAGCGAGGACTCCACCGCGCGCTTTCGCTTCGATCGCAACAGGGAGCGCGCTGATCTGCTCGTGCGGCAAGCGAGTGAGCGTTACTGCGTCGAAGACGTCAGCTTAGAGGAACCGGACCTCGAATCGATCATCCGCCGCATCTACGTCGAGGGGTACGAGCGGCAACCGGAGGAAGACGCGTCATGATCCTTTCCAGCGGCACGAAACGGCCGAAGATCCACTCGAGCGCGTACGTGGCGCCGAGCGCGATCGTGAGCGGCGACGTCACGATCGGCGCGGGCTGTGCGGTGCTGCACGGCGCCGTCATCGCTGCCGAGGGCGCGGCGCTGCGCATCGGCGATCAGAGCGTCATCATGGAGCACGCCGTACTGCGATCCAGCGGCGGAAGCGCGCTCGTTTTCCCTTTGAGCGTTGGCGCGCGCTGCATCGTCGGCCCGCATGCGTACGTCGTCGGAGCGACGCTCGGCGATGGCTGTTTCGTAGCTTCCGGCGCCAAGGTCTTCAACGGCGCGATCCTGGAAGCGGGCAGCGGCGTCGCACTCGGCGGGATCGTCCACGTCAAATCGCGCCTGCGCGCCGGCGCGAGCGTGCCGATGCAGCACATCGCGTTCGGCGATCCCGCGTCGATCTACCCGCCGGAGAAGGCACCGGAGATTCACGCCAAGATGAACTTCTTCGCCGACGTCTTCAACCTCGAAGCCGGCGAGGACATGCGCGCGCGCGCCGCCGAGACGTACTCGAAGTTCCTCCGCAAGTTCCACGCGCAGGACTCGGCGCTCGAGGAGCACCGCAACGTCAGGCCGCAGCCGCGGCGGTCGGGCGAGGAGCCGCCCCAAACTCAGGCGACCGAAGTGGACAAGGTCGTCGACGTCATGATGCTCGAGCTCGAAGAGATGGAGCATCGCCGCCAGGAGGCCATCAAGCGACAGAAGGGCCGCTGATTCACTTGACCCCCTATGTCGAGTTCGCGAAAAAGGCGTTCGCGCGTGAGGCCACCTACCGCATGGAGGTCCTCACCGAAATCGGCTCTCTCGTCCTGCGGGTCTACATCCTGCGATCGCTGTGGACCGCGCTGTACGCGCAGAACGCCGCGCCGATAAATTTGCCGCTCCACAGCATGATCACGTATGCGACGATCGCGATGCTCATGTCGCTGATCCTCGAGGTGGACGGCACGCGGCTGATACGGGAAAAGCTGCGCGAGGGAACGATCGCTACGGATTTGATGAAGCCGATCAGCGTACCGCTGTATTTCTTCAGCGACGGGTTCGGCCAGACGGTCCTGCACGCCGTCCTCGTGATCCCGTCGCTGCTCATTGCGCTGCTCTTGGTGCACATCGACGTGCCGCCGCCGGCGACGTTCGCGGCGTTTCTGCTGGCCTTCGCGATCGGTTACGGCGTGAATTTCTTCTTGAATTTCCTGATGAACAGCATCGCCTTCTGGACGCTGGAAACGTTCGCGGCACAGCTGATCGTCCGGTGGGCGTCCGACCTGCTGTCGGGACAGATCATCCCGCTGACGCTCTTCCCGGGGATATTCGGACGCATCGTCTTCGCGCTGCCCTTCGCGGCGATCTACTCGACGCCGCTACTGATCTACGTCGGCGTAATCCCGCCGGAGCAATGGGCAGTCAGCATCGCGGCGCAGGTCGCGTGGCTGGCGCTGTTTGCGGTCGCCGCGTCCGTCGTGTGGCGCGCGGCGTCGAACCGCGTCGTCATTCAGGGCGGCTGACGCCCGGTACGTCCCAGAGCACGAGTTCGCCCGCGCCGCCGACTTCGAGTCGGGCGACGTCGTGCAGCCGCACCGAATCGCCCGCTCCGAGCGCCGTGCCGTTGGCAT
It encodes:
- a CDS encoding aldehyde dehydrogenase family protein — its product is MTTTSTLPKTQLLIGGAWRDASDQGTYRDTNPATGAPIADVADATRDDLDAAVVAARQAFEGKWPTMAASRRAKIVYKLAQLIAERSAELALCEVRDNGKTIGTAKGELGAIVDTFEFYAGAATKNYGETLPPPLPTYMAATVREPVGVVGAIVPWNFPLLLASWKVAPALAAGCTVVLKPSSVTPLTAIELGKIALEAGVPEGVLNVVTGGTREIGAWLVEHPDVDKIAFTGSTATGRIVAATAARTLKRVTLELGGKSPSVVFDDADVDSAIVGALYGVYYNAGQCCEARTRILVQSAIYDRFVSGFAEKAQRLRLGDPEDPQTQIGAITNAEQYDKIKAYCEIGASEGAKPLFGGTRADVGAAFVAGRFWSPTAFEAQSSHRIAREEVFGPVATFIRFDDEAEAIALANASEYGLAASVWSNNVGRANRVARGIRAGSVAINTPYAVFPGVPFGGYKQSGYGRELGMETMRLYTETKSVLTFVGEKPMNPFGV
- a CDS encoding acetyl-CoA C-acyltransferase, with product MSREVWVIDAVRTPIGRAGGRLASVRPDDLAALALRAIVERTGVVPSAIDDVYLGAANQSGEDNRNVARMAVLLANLPIEIPGATINRLCGSSLQAINSAAQAIAFGEGDVMIAGGVESMTRAPYVLPKSDAAFGRRQQLFDTVLGWRMINPKMPSQWTISLGETAEIVAERYGISRQEQDRFALESQRKCAAAVERGAFHDEICEVPLLDAQGERTVAIRDEHPRPETSLEALGKLKPSFRNGGTVTAGNSSGVNDGAAAVLLCAAEAARSQGLTPLARFVASASAGVPPDVMGLGPIPATRKALARARLDVTDLDLVEINEAFAAQAIACARDLGLDPARTNVNGGAIALGHPLGASGARIVTTLLHELRRRSGRYGLATMCIGVGQGIATVFERVEEKAAR
- a CDS encoding 3-hydroxyacyl-CoA dehydrogenase NAD-binding domain-containing protein; translated protein: MGDGVLIVGGGTMGSGIAFVAARAGYDVEVVEPQAASRERGVALVRREAQRADDAAIERRIRWSDAMPSSSGATLAIEAVPERFELKRDVFVALARVLAPDALLATNTSSLAVAELADVVPNPERVLGLHFFNPPQRMQLIEVVGAPQTSDDTIDRGFEIAVRLGKHPVFAADTPGFIVNRVARPYYLQSLRALESGVASAEELDALARAAGFRMGPFELMDLIGLDVNLATTESVYARTQEKRLAPVGLQRRMVAEGRLGRKTGAGFYDYHDGRNERFEPAVEPPRGDRDPDEFVVVVGFGGLGDELADAVEQRYERAGRIENDEFLGHLQKGATIVIDVGDGASDRGDVMARLDATLGPETVLFVDAYATDLEACARRVRHPERLIGYGILGSLSEQSAVEIVDSAASDDALELAQELFANLGKAAILVENVPGLFLGRTVGSIVNEAMIAVAEHVASPEDVDTALLLGANYPLGPIAWGREIGGARLSRILMRLAQAEGEAFSPHRSLWVLDVEPEHEAEPQPAEAGQ
- a CDS encoding NUDIX hydrolase, encoding MKKPVWRVRSSSYVVDSPFMRLRVDEVVLPDGSIVPNYYVRESSGFVTVLALTRDKHVVLVRQYRYGSDSIHLELPSGMLLPGEDPRECALRELAEETGYDVERCDLVGEYLPEPVRSAAHAYVFVASGGVKARELQLDATEDLEVELATLSSFRTMLRDGTIDSGGTIAAGYRVLDYLGNLP
- a CDS encoding alpha/beta hydrolase, which translates into the protein MQVLTDDGARIDARVDGSAASRAVVLIHGFPFARAIWDAQNDALATIARVVRLDLRGAGKSSVPDGPYLMERLAADVATLLDALGIERAALIGHSMGGYVALAFARMFTERVSHLALVASRLAADSPEQAAARRELADRTERAGAIEPVVEAYLPRLLARDTRREVVERACAIARQTNPSGAAATLRGMALRSPSDDIAADLDLPVLVIAGGRDVVVPIEESRDVARRFARARVVECGESAHLPMLEEPGRVRDALMDWLAANE
- a CDS encoding MFS transporter is translated as MIEEAAGRRASILAPLRYRDFRLLWLGLLISNLGTWMQFTAMGFFVARMAGSPHRAALELGILGAARAIPVLLLSPLAGVVADDLPRRRVLFVTNTTMAFAAFMLAVLATTHRLDLTSLVVLSALNSAANGFDSPVRQSWVPLLVDRQYVGNAVGLNSIAFNAPAVIGPALAGLLIVWFGVAGAFYFNAAATLAVVVAVIMMRPSPPSATRRESALYAMRYGIVFIVRHPALRWILLAQLVTAILTRPYGQLIPALAVNVLHAGARGLGWAVSAAGVGGFGGALVTAHFAQRERRSRLWLQSGLLMSAGVLALAFVPTLGWALPVLFTIGIGTLATLGVTNTLIQVLSPDDVRGRALAVYTMIAIGVVPLGSLVDGAIAAAIGLRPTFAFAGAVCVAMFLAIWFSIPAVRKV
- a CDS encoding cytidylate kinase-like family protein — protein: MIVTVSNEYGSGALAIAARVAEELGYAYVDQQLPVVVAKRLRITPQDVDANEDAQRSLGERLLTSLERATPELAQASAEPPFGEALLHAVQDAVREYAARGNAVIVGRGAFAILGARPDVLRVFFHAPRAWRVARVVEATGIRPEVAEAEVDRVDSARAAYLQEWYGVAFGDARAYDLCIDTSRIDAAQTTAAIVAAVRARRA
- a CDS encoding ATP-binding cassette domain-containing protein, which codes for MRVLPIVETRDLRKVFRTPKRTPGALGALRSLFSREYEERVAVDKVTFSLEPGELVGYIGPNGAGKSTTIKMLTGILVPTSGQVNVAGLVPWKQRKENARNIGVVFGQRSQLYWDLPLVESFELLRAIYGIPAEQYRRNVAEFVDILEMDEFMKTPVRQLSLGQRMRGDFAAALLHSPKIVYLDEPTIGLDVVAKEAIREFIARINAERGTTIVLTTHDLADVERLCRRIILIDRGTLIYDGDIGRIKSEYGRFRTLVVRFSGPVEQPALDGAQLVSSEDSTARFRFDRNRERADLLVRQASERYCVEDVSLEEPDLESIIRRIYVEGYERQPEEDAS
- a CDS encoding gamma carbonic anhydrase family protein; its protein translation is MILSSGTKRPKIHSSAYVAPSAIVSGDVTIGAGCAVLHGAVIAAEGAALRIGDQSVIMEHAVLRSSGGSALVFPLSVGARCIVGPHAYVVGATLGDGCFVASGAKVFNGAILEAGSGVALGGIVHVKSRLRAGASVPMQHIAFGDPASIYPPEKAPEIHAKMNFFADVFNLEAGEDMRARAAETYSKFLRKFHAQDSALEEHRNVRPQPRRSGEEPPQTQATEVDKVVDVMMLELEEMEHRRQEAIKRQKGR
- a CDS encoding ABC-2 family transporter protein; protein product: MTPYVEFAKKAFAREATYRMEVLTEIGSLVLRVYILRSLWTALYAQNAAPINLPLHSMITYATIAMLMSLILEVDGTRLIREKLREGTIATDLMKPISVPLYFFSDGFGQTVLHAVLVIPSLLIALLLVHIDVPPPATFAAFLLAFAIGYGVNFFLNFLMNSIAFWTLETFAAQLIVRWASDLLSGQIIPLTLFPGIFGRIVFALPFAAIYSTPLLIYVGVIPPEQWAVSIAAQVAWLALFAVAASVVWRAASNRVVIQGG